The Microtus pennsylvanicus isolate mMicPen1 chromosome 18, mMicPen1.hap1, whole genome shotgun sequence region GCACTTCTCCATGATCCGAGCCTCTCGTAACAAGAACACAGCCCTCAACGGCGCTGTTCCCGGGCCGCCCAACCTGCCAGGACAGACCACTATTCAAGTGAGGGTGCCATATCGCGTGGTGGGGCTCGTGGTGGGGCCGAAGGGAGCCACGATCAAGCGCATTcaacagcagacacacacatatattgtgaCACCCAGCCGGGACAAGGAGCCCGTGTTCGAGGTGACTGGGATGCCAGAAAACGTGGATCGCGCTCGAGAGGAGATCGAGGCTCACATTGCGCTGCGCACCGGTGGCATCATCGAGCTGACAGATGAGAACGACTTCCATGCCAATGGCACAGACGTGGGCTTTGATCTACATCACGGGTCCGGCGGGTCCGGCCCCGGCAGCCTCTGGAGCAAACCCACTCCAAGCATTACTCCTACCCCTGGCCGCAAGCCCTTCTCCAGCTATCGCAATGACAGCTCCAGCTCGCTTGGCAGCGCATCTACAGACTCTTACTTCGGTGGTGGAACCAGCGGCAGCGCAGCTGCCACTTCACGCCTGGCGGATTACAGCCCTCCCAGCCCTGCGCTCAGCTTTGCCCACAATGGAAACAACAATAATAACGGCAATGGTTACACCTACACAGCGGGGGAAGCCTCGGTGCCTTCCCCGGATGGTGGTCCTGAGCTTCAGCCTGCTTTCGACCCAGCTCCCGCCCCACCACCTGGGACACCCCTTCTCTGGGCCCAGTTCGAGCGGTCGCCTGGAGGTGGATCTGCAGCCCCAGTatcctcttcctgctcttcctcgGCATCTTCATCTGCCTCGTCGTCCTCGGTGGTCTTTCCCGGGGGTGGCGCCAACAGCACACCCTCCAATGCCAACCTGGGGCTGCTGGTGCACCGCCGGCTGCACCCCGGCACCAGCTGCCCGCGTCTGTCTCCACCCTTACACATGGCCCCAGGAGCGGGAGAGCACCACCTGGCTCGGCGGGTGCGCAGCGACCCGGGCGGTGGAGGTCTGGCCTATGCCGCCTATGCTAATGGGCTAGGGGCGCAGCTCCCCGGTCTGCCTTCGTCGGACACTTCAGGCTCCTCCTcgtcctccagctcctcctccagctcttcctcctcttcctcgggGCTGCGGCGCAA contains the following coding sequences:
- the Mex3b gene encoding RNA-binding protein MEX3B, which encodes MPSSLFADLERNGSGGGGGGGGGGGGGGSGGGETLDDQRALQLALDQLSLLGLDSDEGASLYDSEPRKKSVNMTECVPVPSSEHVAEIVGRQGCKIKALRAKTNTYIKTPVRGEEPVFVVTGRKEDVAMARREIISAAEHFSMIRASRNKNTALNGAVPGPPNLPGQTTIQVRVPYRVVGLVVGPKGATIKRIQQQTHTYIVTPSRDKEPVFEVTGMPENVDRAREEIEAHIALRTGGIIELTDENDFHANGTDVGFDLHHGSGGSGPGSLWSKPTPSITPTPGRKPFSSYRNDSSSSLGSASTDSYFGGGTSGSAAATSRLADYSPPSPALSFAHNGNNNNNGNGYTYTAGEASVPSPDGGPELQPAFDPAPAPPPGTPLLWAQFERSPGGGSAAPVSSSCSSSASSSASSSSVVFPGGGANSTPSNANLGLLVHRRLHPGTSCPRLSPPLHMAPGAGEHHLARRVRSDPGGGGLAYAAYANGLGAQLPGLPSSDTSGSSSSSSSSSSSSSSSSGLRRKGSRDCSVCFESEVIAALVPCGHNLFCMECANRICEKSEPECPVCHTAVTQAIRIFS